Genomic segment of Saccopteryx bilineata isolate mSacBil1 chromosome 9, mSacBil1_pri_phased_curated, whole genome shotgun sequence:
GCTATTGATAAGAAaagcagtgcctgaccaggtggtgatgcagtggatagagcatcagcctgggacactgaggacccagatttgaaaccctgaggtccccgacTTGAGTGCAAGTTCATCCTGCTAgtgtgcgggctcaccagcttgagcatgttgtgaccccatggtcactggcttgagctcacaggtcactggcttgaagcccaaggttgatggcttgagcaaggggtcactagaacggctggagccccccggtcaaggcatgtatgagaaagcaatcaatgaacaactaagatgctgcaactatgagctgatgcttctcacctctctcccttcttgtctgtctgtctctctcactaaaacaaaaaggaaataagcaCTGTTTATGAGTTTGTAACAAGTAGATGTGGAATTGGTAAGTACAATGAGTTATGTAAAATAAGTCTAGGCAGACATACGAAAAGCTCtgacttattttttgttttaaggcattaaataacagaaatttttaacttttaatttaattctgggtggctgcatttattttcttactttaaaaaaacgtATTTTAATTGTGTTCCTTATGTCTCCAActttactgtgtttttttttttctgtttttctgtcttctttcagaATGACAGGATTCCAGAACTTGGATGATATCTTTCCTCTTTCTGAGGACCATTCTGGATCAGGCTCTGGTGATGTCTCAGGATCTGGAAGTGGCTTTGGGAGTGACTATTTCACTGGACTGGCACACGAATACCAACTAGGAGATAACGATGATGCTTTTTATTACAACTTGAAGCCTATGCCCTCAGACAACCAAGATTTGGGTCAAGATGGACCAGAAGATAATTTCATTATATAGAAGAGAGGGTTTCCCACCTTGACGCCAGGCAATGCATTCAGTACATTTGTGTACCACaattaaatgattaatttttggACAAATGTTTTATAGAGATTTTAGAACATCTGAAACAGAAGTTTAAATTTTACCACCTTTTTTTCTCATGAATTATTAAAGCCTATTATACTATTGTCCTGGAAAATATTAGCATTTCCTTTGTATCATATACAATTAACATCATTATGAAATTAACTAGATTCCCCagatttataaaattgttttaaagaataaattatactgtttttttttaaatcagtttgagAAGCAAATTGACAGAGAACATTTCATAACTAAGTCTTAAGGAACCTTACTCTGATTGTGAACTATAGATACACccctttttaataaacaaaaaacagatgaaaCACACAGTGAGTTAGAGAGTATTTGACATGTTACAGTATAAAGTGTATAGCTCTAATGTTACCACTGGATGTGTTTGCAGCTCTACTGGACATGGCTTGTTTAGAAGTATGATTGCTGTTACAATGACAAACTTCAGACCCAGATTAAAGCACAGTTATGTACCTCATACCGCTTTAACC
This window contains:
- the SRGN gene encoding serglycin is translated as MRVLLQCSRLVLALVLILVLESSVQGLPIRRARYQQVRCNPDGNSANCIQEKGPMFDLFPGESNRILSPRTDTFSMTGFQNLDDIFPLSEDHSGSGSGDVSGSGSGFGSDYFTGLAHEYQLGDNDDAFYYNLKPMPSDNQDLGQDGPEDNFII